The genomic stretch AGAGCAACTCAGTCCAAGTTAAGTAATTTATATCGTAATGAATTAGCGTGGATTCGACGTGGTGCCAAGGCGCGAACAACGAAGCAAAAAGCGCGAATTCAGCGATTTGAAGAGCTTGAAGGAAAAGTAGGAAGTAGTGAAAAAGAAGGGTTGGATATAAGTTTAGCAGGCAGTCGTTTAGGGAAGAAAGTTGTTGAATTAAAAGAGGTGTCAAAAGCATTTGAAGGTAAGACGCTCTTGAACGATTTCACTCACATTGTGAAAAAAGGAGATCGTATTGGGATTGTCGGTAAAAATGGAAGTGGGAAGTCAACGCTTTTAAACATGCTTGCTGGTCGTATTGAACCTGATAGCGGAGAGGTTGATCGTGGGCAAACTGTTAAGATTGCGTACTATACGCAAGAAAGTGATGATATGGACTTAAATAAACGAATGCTAGATTATATCAAAGAATCAGCTGAAATCGTCCAAACGACGGATGGAAAAGTTATTTCAGCTTCGCAAATGCTTGAACGTTTTTTATTTCCTTCTCATGCACACGGAACGCCAATTCGAAAGCTTTCAGGTGGAGAACGTCGTCGCCTTTATTTATTGAAGCTTCTAATGACATCACCGAATGTGCTGCTGTTAGACGAGCCAACAAATGATTTAGATACACAAACGCTAACGGTATTAGAAGATTATTTAGAGGAATTTCCTGGCGTTGTTATTACCGTTTCACATGATCGTTATTTCTTAGATAAAGTCGCTGACTACTTATTAGTATTTGAAGGAGAAGGGGCTATTTCAACTTATTACGGAGCTTATACAGATCAGCTGGAAGAAGCAAGACGTCAAAAGCAAAAACAAGTACAAGAGATCAAAATCAAAGAAGAAAAGCCGAGAGTGCAAGAAAAGCAGAAAAAGCGTCGTTTATCATATAAAGAGCAAAAAGAATGGGATGAAATTGAAGACAAAATTGCAGCGAAAGAAGAGGAAATTGAACGCTTAACAGCTGAGATTGAACGAGCTGGAAGTGATTACTCTAAAGCTCATACCTTATCAATGGAACAAGAGCAGGCAAACGATGATTTAAATGAGCTGCTAGAACGCTGGACGGAGCTTTCGGAACTGATTGAAGAAATTGAAAATGCATAAAAAGCAGGTGATTAGACCCTCTGTTTTTGAGCGTGTTACAATGTAAAAAAATGAATTTGAGGAGTATGAGTGTATGAAGATTAAATCAATTGAACCCACACCAAGTCCGAATACAATGAAAATCAACTTAAATGAAGTGTTGCCTGGAGGAAAAAGCAACAACTACAATAAAGATAATAGTCATGAAGCCCCAGCAGTTATTCAAGAAATCATGAAAGTTGAAGGTGTAAAAGGTGTATATCACGTTGCTGATTTCTTAGCAGTTGAGCGTAATGCAAAATATGATTGGAAGCAAATTTTACCTCAGGTTCGCGCAGCTTTTGGAGAAGACGTACAGGGTGAGGCTGAAAATCAGCAGATTAATGAACATTACGGAGAAGTAAGCGTAGCTGTTCAGCTATTTAAAAATGTTCCTATGCAAGTAAAGTTAACGGACGGAACAGAGGAGAAGCGATTCGGTCTTCCAGAACGGTTTGCAAAAGCGGTTGCTGAGGTTCAGCAATTTGCATCAAACGTTGTATTAGAGCGTAAATGGAAAGAGCAAGGCGTTCGCTACGGTGAACTACAAGCAATTGGAGAAGATGTTGTAGAAGAGTTATCAGCGGCCTATCCTGAGGAGCGTTTGAATCGACTTGTCCAGCTTGCAAAGCAAGAAGAAAGTGGAGAGCAAGTTGTAAAGCCACGCGAAGCCTATAAAGTAACACAAGAAATGTTAGATGAAGAAGAATGGACAGTTCGTTATGCTCATTTAGAGCAAATGAATCCTACAGAGGAGGATTTACCCGTACTGAATAAAGCACTTGATGATGAAAAAGCATCCATCCGTCGCTTAGCAACTGTCTATCTTGGAATGATTGAATCGAAAGAAGTCCTTCCATTTTTGTATAAAGCTTTAAAAGATAAGTCTGTCACGGTTCGTCGTACTGCAGGAGACTGTATGTCCGATTTAGGATTTGAAGAAGGAATTGTTGCGATGTGTGAAGCACTGCAAGATAAAAGTAAGCTTGTACGCTGGAGAGCAGCGATGTTTTTATACGAGGTAGGAAACGATACAGCATTACCAGCTTTAAAAGCAGCTGAAAATGACCCAGAGTTTGAGGTCGATTTACAAATTAAACTAGCAATTGAACGAATTGAAGGCGGAGAAGAAGCCAAAGGCTCCGTTTGGAAACAAATGACGGAAAGTCGTAAAGGGTAAGAAAAAAAAGAGCATTCAGCTGAATGCTCTTTTTATGTGTGAGAAGGAAATTGCAATGGTTTCATTGTATTATTAATAGTCATAGACTGATAATGATTAGAATGTAAATACGTTAATATAGTAGGCAAAGACTGTGCGGTAAAAGGTTTATCGTGAAATAAGATAACAGGTGTTTGACCGCTTGCATTAACGTGTTCAATATGTGGCTCGATGGACTGGATAATTTTTGGAGCAGAGCGTAACGCCCAATCCTCACTATCAATATTCCAATCCCATAGCTGATAACGAGAAGTCAGCTGTGTTCTATGTGGTTCTTTTAAGTACGGAACGCTACCAAACGGTACACGGATGAGCTTGCTGTCAACGCCAGTTACGTCTTTAAGAGTGTTTAGGCACGTTGTCATTTCGTTTAAAGCGGCTCCATCTTTCCCATACATCTGATGAATATCATGTGAAACTCCGTGACACCCGACACTATGCCCTTCAGCAACAATGCGTTTAGCGATGTCAGGATAGCGATCAATTTGATTCTTTAATAAAAAGAACGTTGCTTTAACGTTATAGTCTCTTAGAGTATCTAAGA from Bacillus sp. 1780r2a1 encodes the following:
- a CDS encoding ABC-F family ATP-binding cassette domain-containing protein, which encodes MKMITIEELTKTYGEKNLFNHLTFTITESERIGLIGVNGTGKSTLLKIIAGLEIADSGEVVHAKDYRITYMPQHPDFNPELTVLEQVFSGDTPLLQLLKQYELALYELQRDASSEKAQQNLYNLQQKMDAMNAWEANSSAQAVLTKLGITNMQEKIGALSGGQKKRVSIAQSLIQTPDLLILDEPTNHLDYETVKWLEEYLAKYQGAVLLVTHDRYFLDAVTNRIFELDGGNLYSYKGNYGAFLEGKALREEQERATQSKLSNLYRNELAWIRRGAKARTTKQKARIQRFEELEGKVGSSEKEGLDISLAGSRLGKKVVELKEVSKAFEGKTLLNDFTHIVKKGDRIGIVGKNGSGKSTLLNMLAGRIEPDSGEVDRGQTVKIAYYTQESDDMDLNKRMLDYIKESAEIVQTTDGKVISASQMLERFLFPSHAHGTPIRKLSGGERRRLYLLKLLMTSPNVLLLDEPTNDLDTQTLTVLEDYLEEFPGVVITVSHDRYFLDKVADYLLVFEGEGAISTYYGAYTDQLEEARRQKQKQVQEIKIKEEKPRVQEKQKKRRLSYKEQKEWDEIEDKIAAKEEEIERLTAEIERAGSDYSKAHTLSMEQEQANDDLNELLERWTELSELIEEIENA
- a CDS encoding conserved virulence factor C family protein, with translation MKIKSIEPTPSPNTMKINLNEVLPGGKSNNYNKDNSHEAPAVIQEIMKVEGVKGVYHVADFLAVERNAKYDWKQILPQVRAAFGEDVQGEAENQQINEHYGEVSVAVQLFKNVPMQVKLTDGTEEKRFGLPERFAKAVAEVQQFASNVVLERKWKEQGVRYGELQAIGEDVVEELSAAYPEERLNRLVQLAKQEESGEQVVKPREAYKVTQEMLDEEEWTVRYAHLEQMNPTEEDLPVLNKALDDEKASIRRLATVYLGMIESKEVLPFLYKALKDKSVTVRRTAGDCMSDLGFEEGIVAMCEALQDKSKLVRWRAAMFLYEVGNDTALPALKAAENDPEFEVDLQIKLAIERIEGGEEAKGSVWKQMTESRKG
- a CDS encoding polysaccharide deacetylase translates to MRPALQKPKHLYIGISLALLIFLLLAVIGKYTNAQTMSLAVKEPLAYTPMPQKENSANYANKTLNTLHHSAYLANTLNDRNEPLTKPVFITFDDGPNNDTPKILDTLRDYNVKATFFLLKNQIDRYPDIAKRIVAEGHSVGCHGVSHDIHQMYGKDGAALNEMTTCLNTLKDVTGVDSKLIRVPFGSVPYLKEPHRTQLTSRYQLWDWNIDSEDWALRSAPKIIQSIEPHIEHVNASGQTPVILFHDKPFTAQSLPTILTYLHSNHYQSMTINNTMKPLQFPSHT